One genomic region from Lycorma delicatula isolate Av1 chromosome 1, ASM4794821v1, whole genome shotgun sequence encodes:
- the LOC142317638 gene encoding matrix metalloproteinase-18-like, which yields MIIIYFITFFITTISINADEFDSNKFLLDYGYLKGDNASLTDEKAVKDAVKLFQESFHLPVNGELNSKTIALMREPRCGVPDILPYVVSRIIWRKPELKWHYQRATAEKMKLANIAFDEWAKHTSLSFKHDYYGYDILISDKYGIHTCAKNDKVRCSSKFDGPGGVLAHAFSPNTANTPIEIHIDEEENWNFYPEGKEEKDKTNLLSTLMHEIGHALGVRHSFNKDALMYPLLNKRSNLSEDDILAIQSLYGSKAMTTTAKPVQTTKSTTVPKSSEVITDVCAIKEDDENKIHYLLVNGKVYVIFKKQLWIINIANSSKYDSKNYYRPLEITERLKFLSLDTFKGIDAMYQRPNGEIVLIENHKLFMFNLNTQQLVIGYPRNVCSHFNIGHPCTINGIVNTYTGKTYVIYNEDFVGEINECSFTVARTDLVSNLFPGIPADIDGVTRFNNGLLYFFKNGNYYEYNEFFQKVIRFGTKDHELFGLLCYSNNILKQFTEFIKNI from the exons ATGATTATCATATACTTCATAACGTTTTTTATCACAACAATTTCTATAAATGCAGATGAATTTGattctaataaatttctattgGACTATGGATATCTCAAAGGAGATAATGCAAGCTTAACTGATGAAAAAGCAGTAAAAGATGCCGTAAAACTGTTTCAAGAATCTTTTCATCTTCCGGTTAATGGGGAGTTAAATAGTAAGACCATCGCTTTAATGCGTGAGCCTCGATGCGGTGTACCAGATATATTACCGTATGTAGTTTCAAGAATCATATGGAGAAAACCAGAACTGAAATGGCACTACCAACGAGCAACGGCTGAAAAGATGAAATTAGCTAACATAGCTTTTGATGAATGGGCAAAGCACACATCGTTAAGTTTCAAACATGATTATTACGGATATGATATCCTAATTTCTGACAAATATGGTATCCACACATGTGCCAAAAACGATAAAGTTCGATGCTCGAGCAAATTTGATGGACCTGGAGGTGTTTTGGCGCATGCGTTTTCTCCTAACACTGCTAACACACCCATAGAAATTCACATTGATGAAGAGGAGAATTGGAATTTTTATCCTGAAGGTAAAGAGGAAAAAGACAAAACCAACCTTCTGAGCACGTTGATGCATGAGATTGGTCACGCCTTGGGTGTTCGCCATTCTTTCAATAAAGATGCTCTCATGTACCCTTTACTAAACAAACGTTCAAATTTAAGCGAAGACGATATATTAGCCATTCAGTCGCTTTACGGCAGTAAAGCGATGACAACTACTGCTAAACCTGTTCAAACGACTAAATCTACTACTGTTCCTAAGTCTTCAGAGGTTATTACCGACGTGTGCgcaataaaagaagatgatgagaataaaattcattacttgcTAGTAAATGGTAAAGtttatgtaatattcaaaaaACAGTTATGGATAATAAATATTGCGAACAGCAGTAAATATGatagcaaaaattattatagaccACTTGAAATTACTGAACGATTAAAGTTTCTTTCTTTAGATACATTCAAAGGAATAGATGCGATGTACCAGAGACCGAACGGAGAAatagtattaattgaaaatcataaattgttTATGTTCAATCTTAATACTCAACAGTTGGTCATAGGCTATCCTAGGAATGTATGTTCACACTTTAACATCGGTCATCCTTGTACGATTAATGGTATCGTAAATACATATACTGGAAAAACTTATGTGATTTATAATGAAGATTTTGTGGGGGAGATAAATGAATGTTCATTCACTGTTGCTCGAACAGATCTTGTATCCAATCTGTTTCCTGGAATACCGGCAGATATAGATGGGGTTACTCGTTTTAACAAcggactactttatttttttaagaatggaaaTTATTATGAGTATAATGAATTCTTCCAAAAAGTAATCAGATTTGGAACTAAAGATCATGAGCTTTTTGGTTTGCTATGTTACAGTAACAATATCTTAAAACAGTTCActgaatttatca aaaatatataa